In a single window of the Flavivirga spongiicola genome:
- the gdhA gene encoding NADP-specific glutamate dehydrogenase — translation MKSNIESFLDLVKQRNGHEPEFLQAVEEVAETVIPYIIQNDIYYGKNILLRMVEPERVISFRVCWVDDKGEIQVNRGYRIQMNSAIGPYKGGLRFHPTVNMSILKFLAFEQVFKNSLTTLPMGGGKGGSDFDPKGKSDNEIMRFCHAFMSELFRHIGHNTDVPAGDIGVGAREIGFLFGMYKKISNGFTGVLTGKGMSWGGSLIRPEATGYGTVYFAQRMLETKGDSFKGKGVVVSGSGNVAQYAAEKVIQLGGKVLTLSDSSGYIYDEKGIDEEKLRYVMELKNEKRGRISEYLETYPHAKFIKGKTPWEVKCDIALPCATQNELNKDDANTLLNNGCICVSEGANMPSTKEAITMFHKAKILFAPGKASNAGGVATSGLEMTQNSLRFNWTREEVDLKLKDIMSNIHDACIEYGKDEDGYIDYVKGANIAGFVKVADAMLAQGIV, via the coding sequence ATGAAAAGTAATATTGAATCATTTTTAGACTTAGTAAAACAAAGGAATGGTCACGAACCAGAATTTTTACAGGCTGTAGAGGAAGTTGCAGAAACTGTTATCCCATATATTATTCAAAATGATATATATTATGGTAAAAATATTCTTTTAAGAATGGTTGAGCCAGAACGTGTTATATCATTTAGAGTTTGCTGGGTTGATGATAAAGGAGAAATACAAGTTAATAGAGGATATAGAATTCAAATGAATTCTGCTATAGGTCCTTATAAAGGAGGACTACGTTTTCACCCGACTGTTAATATGAGTATTTTGAAATTTTTAGCATTTGAACAAGTATTTAAAAACAGTCTTACAACTTTACCCATGGGAGGAGGTAAAGGAGGAAGTGATTTTGATCCTAAAGGAAAGAGTGATAACGAAATTATGCGCTTTTGTCATGCATTTATGAGTGAGCTATTTAGACATATTGGTCATAATACAGATGTTCCAGCTGGAGATATTGGTGTGGGAGCAAGAGAAATTGGTTTCCTTTTTGGAATGTATAAAAAAATAAGTAATGGCTTTACTGGTGTTTTAACTGGTAAAGGTATGTCTTGGGGAGGTTCGCTAATTAGACCAGAAGCAACGGGCTATGGTACTGTATATTTTGCACAGAGAATGCTAGAAACTAAAGGAGATAGCTTTAAAGGAAAAGGTGTTGTAGTATCTGGTTCTGGAAATGTTGCGCAATATGCAGCAGAGAAAGTAATACAATTAGGAGGTAAAGTTTTAACACTTTCTGATTCTTCAGGTTATATTTATGATGAAAAGGGTATAGATGAAGAGAAATTGAGATATGTGATGGAGCTTAAAAATGAAAAAAGAGGCAGGATCAGTGAGTACTTGGAAACGTATCCTCATGCGAAATTTATTAAAGGAAAGACACCTTGGGAGGTTAAATGTGATATAGCATTACCATGTGCCACCCAAAATGAACTTAATAAAGACGATGCGAATACGCTTTTGAATAATGGTTGCATTTGTGTAAGTGAAGGCGCAAATATGCCATCAACTAAAGAGGCAATAACTATGTTCCACAAAGCTAAAATATTATTTGCACCTGGAAAAGCATCAAATGCAGGCGGTGTAGCTACGTCTGGTTTAGAAATGACTCAAAACTCATTAAGGTTTAACTGGACTAGAGAAGAGGTGGATTTAAAACTAAAAGATATTATGTCTAATATTCATGATGCTTGTATTGAATATGGAAAAGATGAAGATGGTTATATTGATTATGTTAAAGGCGCTAATATTGCCGGATTTGTAAAAGTAGCAGATGCTATGTTGGCACAAGGTATTGTATAA
- a CDS encoding THC0290_0291 family protein gives MLNMKHLASAFCLFVIFQTASAQLGFSHEIGVITGPLQFRSDFGSREDSKTNFGNSGFGIGVVHYLNFSYRADCNCFTTDTYFNDHFKLRNEISWNKTNLEHLGKFVDPSRVSIDADKLRGHKGVAKNLDIGTQLEFYPLSIRSFQSFSYRLAPFISLGVHYTSFSPEVSTTYENPNPLLTGNVLEPSNFYSLWDPGSVDASSGSAWSMVSSVGVRYKLDKLSDLMLDLRWQYYFSDWVDGLNHQLDFNKSDDWLVWFNIGYIYYLN, from the coding sequence ATGCTTAACATGAAACATTTAGCTTCTGCTTTCTGCTTGTTTGTTATTTTTCAAACAGCCAGTGCTCAATTAGGCTTCTCTCATGAAATTGGGGTTATCACTGGTCCTTTACAGTTTAGGTCAGATTTTGGTAGTCGTGAAGATTCTAAAACAAATTTTGGAAATTCAGGATTTGGAATAGGAGTTGTCCATTATTTAAATTTCTCTTACAGAGCAGATTGTAACTGTTTTACCACTGACACTTATTTTAATGACCATTTTAAATTACGAAACGAAATATCTTGGAATAAAACCAATCTTGAGCATCTTGGTAAGTTTGTTGACCCTAGTAGAGTTAGCATAGATGCAGATAAACTAAGAGGTCACAAAGGTGTTGCTAAAAATCTAGATATAGGTACACAACTTGAATTCTATCCTCTTAGCATTCGTTCCTTCCAATCTTTTAGCTATAGATTGGCTCCTTTTATAAGTTTAGGAGTCCATTATACATCTTTTTCTCCAGAAGTTAGTACCACATACGAAAACCCTAACCCTCTTTTAACTGGAAATGTCCTCGAGCCCAGTAATTTTTATTCACTTTGGGATCCAGGATCTGTAGATGCTTCCTCTGGTAGTGCATGGTCTATGGTTTCAAGTGTTGGTGTACGGTATAAGCTTGATAAACTTTCAGATTTAATGCTCGATTTAAGATGGCAATATTATTTTAGTGATTGGGTTGACGGCCTTAATCACCAGTTAGACTTCAACAAAAGTGATGATTGGTTAGTATGGTTTAATATTGGATATATTTACTATTTAAACTAA
- a CDS encoding cystathionine gamma-synthase — MKFNTKVIHGGQEHDAAFGAVMPPIYQTSTYAQTTPGGHKGYEYSRTHNPTRNALENAFASIENGKYGLAFGSGLAAIDAIIKLLKPGDEIVSTNDLYGGSFRLFTKIFQDFGIKFHFIGMQDASNIERYININTKLIWVETPTNPMMKIIDVKAVSIIAKKYKILLAVDNTFATPYLQQPLDLGADIVMHSATKYLGGHSDVVMGALVVKDKELADKLYFIQNASGAICGPQDSFLVLRGIKTLHIRMQRHCENGKAVAEFLANHPKIEKVYWPGFENHPNHKIAKSQMRDFGGMISFTTKGNNMKESIKIVENLKIFTLAESLGGVESLSGHPASMTHASIPKEEREKTGVVDSLIRLSVGIEDIDDLIADLEQALV; from the coding sequence ATGAAATTTAATACAAAAGTAATCCACGGTGGTCAAGAACATGATGCAGCTTTTGGAGCTGTAATGCCTCCAATTTATCAAACGTCTACTTATGCTCAAACAACCCCAGGAGGGCACAAAGGGTATGAATATTCTAGAACCCATAATCCAACTCGGAACGCTTTAGAAAATGCTTTTGCGAGTATTGAAAATGGAAAATATGGATTGGCTTTTGGTTCTGGCCTGGCAGCTATTGATGCTATTATTAAGCTTTTAAAACCTGGTGACGAAATAGTCTCTACGAATGATTTATACGGAGGTTCTTTTCGTTTGTTTACAAAGATTTTTCAAGATTTTGGAATAAAGTTTCATTTTATAGGCATGCAAGATGCTTCAAATATTGAGAGATATATTAATATAAACACTAAACTAATTTGGGTAGAAACACCAACCAACCCAATGATGAAAATTATTGATGTGAAAGCAGTTTCTATTATTGCAAAAAAGTATAAGATTTTACTAGCTGTAGATAATACATTTGCCACGCCATATTTACAACAACCTTTAGATTTGGGGGCAGATATTGTGATGCATTCTGCAACTAAATATTTAGGAGGGCATAGTGATGTCGTTATGGGAGCTTTAGTCGTGAAAGATAAAGAGCTCGCTGATAAGCTATACTTTATACAAAACGCCAGCGGTGCTATTTGTGGTCCTCAGGATAGTTTTTTAGTATTAAGAGGTATAAAAACATTGCATATTAGAATGCAGCGTCATTGTGAAAATGGTAAAGCTGTTGCTGAGTTTTTAGCTAATCATCCAAAAATAGAAAAAGTGTATTGGCCTGGTTTTGAAAATCACCCTAATCATAAAATTGCTAAATCTCAAATGAGAGATTTTGGCGGGATGATTTCTTTTACAACTAAAGGAAATAATATGAAGGAATCTATCAAAATTGTCGAAAATTTGAAGATTTTCACTTTGGCTGAATCTTTGGGAGGCGTTGAATCGCTTTCTGGTCATCCTGCAAGTATGACACATGCAAGTATTCCGAAAGAAGAAAGAGAAAAAACCGGTGTTGTAGATTCTTTAATCAGGTTAAGTGTGGGAATAGAAGATATTGATGACTTAATTGCTGATTTAGAGCAAGCTTTAGTTTAA
- a CDS encoding DUF3298 and DUF4163 domain-containing protein, translating into MLLNNPSMFYKKPLLIVYLFFIFIACKNELNLSFSEVNISTSNNHLVEVNIPDAKGNEGIANQINLIIKKTVVALLHTGEQDSITSKSIEESITLFNKEFQTFKTDFPETAQQWEAQIDGEVMFQSSEIISIAITSYVNTGGAHGTLNISFLNFETETGNLISNDKLFKDIDGFEKVAKTYFDKTVKDKDAIFDIETFKLPANIAYNEEGVILLYNIYEIAPYSTGIIEFTIPFEKVDSLLHFNSF; encoded by the coding sequence ATGCTACTTAATAACCCAAGTATGTTTTATAAAAAGCCCCTTTTAATTGTATACCTATTTTTCATTTTTATAGCTTGTAAAAATGAATTAAATCTGTCATTTTCTGAGGTAAACATTTCAACCAGCAACAATCATCTCGTTGAAGTAAATATTCCAGATGCCAAAGGAAATGAAGGCATTGCCAACCAAATAAATTTAATAATTAAAAAAACGGTCGTAGCATTATTACATACTGGAGAACAAGACAGTATCACTTCAAAATCCATTGAAGAAAGTATTACTTTATTCAATAAAGAATTTCAAACATTTAAAACCGATTTTCCAGAAACTGCACAACAATGGGAAGCACAAATAGATGGAGAAGTTATGTTTCAATCTTCAGAAATTATAAGTATTGCTATAACATCTTATGTTAACACAGGTGGTGCGCACGGAACATTAAACATTTCTTTCTTAAATTTTGAAACTGAAACTGGGAATTTAATTTCTAATGACAAATTATTTAAAGATATTGATGGCTTCGAAAAAGTAGCTAAAACTTATTTTGATAAAACCGTTAAGGACAAAGATGCCATTTTTGACATTGAAACCTTCAAATTACCTGCAAATATCGCTTATAATGAAGAAGGTGTTATTTTACTTTATAATATCTATGAGATAGCGCCATATTCAACGGGCATTATTGAGTTTACAATCCCTTTTGAAAAAGTTGACTCACTATTACATTTTAATAGCTTTTAA
- a CDS encoding DinB family protein yields the protein MTFTFEVLTNTRNSLKNILEKTSLEDLNKIPEGFNNNIIWNVAHIIVSEQLLVYKLSGLPMMLSSETIDKYRKDSKPEAFVTQKEVNEIKELLFSTIEKTEADYKNKTFKEYNTYTVSTTGNTLTNVDEALQFVFFHEGLHIGYILALLKAIKM from the coding sequence ATGACATTTACATTCGAAGTATTAACCAATACAAGAAATTCTCTTAAAAATATTTTGGAAAAAACAAGCTTAGAGGATTTAAATAAAATCCCTGAAGGTTTTAATAATAATATTATTTGGAATGTTGCCCATATAATTGTGAGTGAGCAACTTTTAGTTTACAAACTATCAGGTTTACCGATGATGTTATCTAGTGAAACGATTGATAAATATAGAAAAGATAGTAAGCCAGAAGCTTTTGTTACACAAAAGGAAGTTAATGAGATAAAGGAATTATTATTTTCAACTATAGAAAAAACAGAAGCGGATTATAAAAATAAAACCTTTAAAGAGTATAATACATATACCGTTTCTACAACAGGTAATACGCTAACAAATGTAGATGAGGCATTACAATTTGTGTTTTTTCATGAAGGGCTGCACATCGGGTATATTTTAGCACTTTTAAAAGCTATTAAAATGTAA
- a CDS encoding arsenate reductase family protein has protein sequence MKKVYYLKTCSTCIRILKELNLSSEFVLQNIKTEEITVAQLEQMKELSGSYESLFSKRSKLYKEMDLKNQKLEERDYKHYILEHYTFLSRPVIINGNQIFIGNSKNTVAAAKAAIISK, from the coding sequence ATGAAAAAAGTATATTATTTAAAAACCTGTAGTACTTGTATTAGAATATTGAAAGAGTTAAATCTGTCTTCTGAATTTGTTTTACAAAATATTAAAACAGAAGAAATAACAGTAGCACAATTAGAGCAAATGAAAGAACTCTCAGGCAGTTATGAGTCACTTTTTAGTAAGCGTTCCAAGCTTTATAAGGAAATGGATTTAAAAAATCAAAAATTAGAAGAGCGCGACTACAAACACTATATCCTTGAGCATTATACTTTTTTAAGCAGACCTGTTATAATAAATGGTAATCAGATTTTTATTGGTAATTCCAAAAATACGGTTGCAGCAGCGAAAGCCGCTATTATTTCTAAATAA
- a CDS encoding immunoglobulin-like domain-containing protein, protein MIFTRINNSLALFFLIFPMLSIAQIDYFWVGGSGNWTEATTHWATTSGGSTFHSTAPTSADDVFFDANSFSSTGQTVTVDSEGDLSKNMDWTGALHTPTFNINSKKINIAGSLTLIADMTLTGNNINAGTVFTSTTTGNTITSGGHDLGRIWFDGDGGEWSLTQDTQVYEVLITKGVFDTQNFDMTITAGARGVKLYNASPSYVEGIRLGTSQLNIAGGQNVTWDMRNADVCDASQSTIIITGYREGCCGNYFYGGGFAYNIVRFTETSIGPGYWQIDGDNSFNELSFGANAKIIGSNSIGTLTMEPGFNYEFGAGKTQNISTIIGNGNCIKPLEIKSVSSGTPATLSVATGTLDFDYLILSDITAIGGATFNATNTINGGGNTGWNITELIPSNRNLFWIGGSGNWADGNNWSESSGGTAYGCIPTATDNVFFDANSFSSTGQTVTVDKEGDLSKNMDWTGALHAPTFNINSKKINIAGSLTLIADMTLTGNNINLGTVFTSTTTGNTITSGGHDLGRIWFDGDGGEWSLTQNTQVYEVLITKGIFDTQNFDMTITAGARGVKLYNASPSYVEGIRLGTSQLNIAGGQNVTWDMRNADVCDASQSTIIITGYREGCCGNYFYGGGFAYNIVRFTETSIGPGYWQIDGDNSFNELSFGANAKIIGSNSIGTLTMEPGFNYEFGAGKTQNITNIVAPGTIGNVITIKSLTSNALTEIKLAQELCSDYLSIGDIDLHVLSPGIDAGLNGIDLGGNDGNIYFDGLCAFPAIDTTAPVINLLGDNPVSVEVGTTYTDAGATATDNVDGDITSSIIVTGTVDTSIIGEYILSYNVSDNSTNAATEVTRTVNVVGTLSIDESDTNSVYLYPNPVSNRFYINGWKKDMSLSIYDVMGKMIYSGKENQINMNNIISLKGVYFIRVQAKNKSTTFKIIKS, encoded by the coding sequence ATGATTTTTACACGTATTAACAATTCCTTAGCGCTATTTTTTCTCATATTTCCGATGCTTTCAATTGCTCAAATAGATTACTTCTGGGTGGGTGGATCAGGAAATTGGACAGAGGCAACAACGCATTGGGCAACAACTTCTGGCGGTAGTACATTTCATAGTACTGCTCCTACCTCAGCGGATGATGTTTTTTTTGACGCCAACTCCTTTAGTTCAACCGGACAAACGGTTACGGTCGACAGCGAGGGAGATCTATCTAAAAACATGGACTGGACAGGAGCCCTGCACACTCCTACCTTTAACATCAATAGCAAGAAGATTAACATAGCAGGTTCCTTGACCCTTATAGCCGATATGACCTTAACGGGGAATAACATAAATGCAGGAACGGTATTTACCTCGACCACAACAGGAAACACGATTACTTCTGGAGGTCATGACCTAGGGCGTATCTGGTTTGATGGTGATGGCGGTGAGTGGTCGCTCACACAAGACACACAGGTCTATGAGGTATTGATTACCAAAGGGGTTTTTGATACCCAGAATTTTGATATGACCATTACGGCAGGGGCAAGAGGCGTGAAGCTTTATAATGCGAGTCCGTCCTATGTTGAGGGTATTAGACTGGGAACTTCACAATTAAATATAGCTGGCGGACAGAATGTGACCTGGGATATGAGAAATGCCGATGTTTGCGATGCTAGTCAGTCAACAATAATCATTACGGGCTATAGAGAGGGTTGCTGTGGCAATTATTTTTATGGCGGAGGTTTCGCATACAATATCGTTCGGTTTACCGAGACCAGTATTGGTCCCGGGTATTGGCAAATAGATGGGGATAACAGCTTTAATGAGCTCTCTTTTGGAGCAAATGCAAAAATAATAGGAAGCAATAGCATAGGCACGCTAACTATGGAACCTGGTTTTAACTATGAATTTGGTGCAGGGAAAACCCAAAATATTAGTACAATTATTGGAAATGGAAATTGTATCAAGCCTTTAGAAATTAAATCTGTATCCTCTGGAACCCCAGCAACCTTATCGGTAGCAACAGGAACTTTAGATTTTGATTATTTAATCCTTTCTGATATTACTGCGATTGGAGGTGCTACGTTCAATGCTACAAACACCATAAATGGAGGAGGAAATACAGGATGGAATATTACTGAATTGATACCCAGTAATAGAAACTTATTTTGGATAGGTGGATCAGGAAATTGGGCAGATGGCAACAACTGGTCTGAATCTTCAGGAGGTACAGCGTATGGTTGTATTCCTACTGCAACAGATAATGTTTTTTTTGATGCCAACTCCTTTAGTTCAACCGGACAAACGGTTACAGTCGACAAGGAGGGAGATTTGTCTAAAAACATGGACTGGACAGGAGCTTTGCACGCTCCTACTTTTAACATCAATAGCAAGAAGATTAACATAGCAGGTTCCTTGACCCTTATAGCCGATATGACCTTAACAGGGAATAACATTAATCTGGGAACGGTATTTACATCAACCACAACAGGAAACACGATTACTTCTGGAGGTCATGACCTAGGACGTATCTGGTTTGATGGTGATGGCGGTGAGTGGTCGCTCACACAAAACACACAGGTCTATGAGGTATTGATTACCAAGGGGATTTTTGATACCCAGAATTTTGATATGACCATTACGGCAGGGGCAAGAGGCGTGAAGCTTTATAATGCGAGTCCGTCCTATGTTGAGGGTATTAGACTGGGAACTTCACAATTAAATATAGCTGGCGGACAGAATGTGACCTGGGATATGAGAAATGCCGATGTTTGCGATGCTAGTCAGTCAACAATAATCATTACGGGCTATAGAGAGGGTTGCTGTGGCAATTATTTTTATGGCGGAGGTTTCGCATACAATATCGTTCGGTTTACCGAGACCAGTATTGGTCCCGGGTATTGGCAAATAGATGGGGATAACAGTTTTAATGAGCTCTCTTTTGGAGCAAATGCAAAAATAATAGGAAGCAATAGCATAGGCACGCTAACCATGGAACCTGGTTTTAACTATGAATTTGGTGCAGGGAAAACTCAAAATATAACTAACATAGTAGCACCTGGAACAATTGGCAATGTAATTACAATTAAAAGCCTAACAAGTAATGCGCTGACAGAAATTAAATTGGCTCAGGAGCTTTGTTCCGATTATTTAAGCATTGGTGATATAGATTTACATGTTCTTAGTCCCGGTATAGACGCTGGTTTAAATGGAATCGATTTAGGAGGAAATGATGGCAATATATATTTTGATGGCTTATGTGCTTTTCCAGCAATAGATACTACTGCTCCAGTGATTAATTTGCTTGGCGATAATCCAGTATCAGTAGAGGTTGGGACAACTTATACAGACGCAGGGGCTACTGCAACAGATAATGTTGATGGAGATATAACTTCTAGTATAATAGTTACAGGTACAGTTGATACATCTATTATTGGGGAATATATATTGTCATACAATGTTAGTGACAATTCAACAAACGCTGCCACCGAAGTAACACGAACGGTAAATGTTGTAGGAACACTATCAATTGATGAAAGTGATACTAATAGTGTTTATTTATATCCTAATCCAGTATCTAATAGATTCTATATTAATGGATGGAAAAAAGACATGTCATTGTCTATTTACGATGTTATGGGTAAAATGATTTATTCAGGAAAAGAGAATCAAATAAATATGAATAATATAATATCTTTAAAAGGCGTGTACTTTATAAGAGTTCAAGCCAAAAATAAAAGTACGACATTCAAAATTATTAAAAGTTAA
- the rseP gene encoding RIP metalloprotease RseP, which yields MEFVIKISQFLLSLSLLIILHELGHFIPAKAFKTRVEKFYLFFDVKFSLFKKKIGETVYGIGWLPLGGYVKIAGMIDESMDTEQMAQEPQPWEFRSKPAWQRLIIMLGGVTVNFLLAIFIYIGMSYFYGDRFLPNENIKDGLLIESTIANKAGLHTGDKIISVDGDKIENFSEISEKVLFGKEIIIERNGEQLTVNMPEDFLSQLIDSKEKGFISLREPFVIVKVPDTSYNKNSGIRKGDIILGLNDFETKYIDQVKSGLEKFKGQEVRATVLRDDAEVTLPLKISEAGKLGLVYASGSTPETLEALGYYQFETKEYGFFESFPIGLKKAGDKVSSYITQFKAIFTPSTGAYKGVGGFKAIYDIFPSFWSWQVFWGITAFLSIMLGVLNLLPIPALDGGHVMFLLYEMVSGRKPGDKFMEYAQMAGFFILIALVLFANGNDIYKAIFG from the coding sequence ATGGAGTTTGTTATTAAAATATCTCAATTTTTACTAAGTCTTTCGTTGTTAATTATTTTGCACGAATTAGGACATTTTATTCCTGCAAAGGCTTTTAAAACGAGAGTAGAGAAGTTTTATTTGTTTTTTGATGTGAAATTTTCATTGTTCAAGAAGAAAATAGGTGAAACTGTTTATGGTATAGGTTGGTTACCATTAGGGGGCTATGTAAAGATTGCTGGAATGATTGATGAAAGTATGGATACTGAGCAAATGGCTCAAGAACCACAGCCTTGGGAGTTTCGATCTAAACCTGCATGGCAACGTTTAATTATTATGTTAGGTGGTGTCACAGTGAATTTTTTACTGGCAATTTTCATTTATATCGGGATGAGTTATTTTTATGGGGATCGATTTTTACCAAATGAAAATATTAAAGATGGTCTTTTAATTGAAAGTACCATTGCTAATAAAGCGGGATTGCACACAGGGGATAAAATTATTTCTGTAGACGGCGACAAAATTGAAAATTTTTCTGAAATTTCTGAAAAAGTGCTGTTTGGTAAAGAGATAATTATTGAAAGAAATGGGGAGCAATTAACAGTAAATATGCCTGAAGATTTTTTATCACAGTTAATTGATTCTAAGGAAAAAGGTTTTATAAGCTTAAGAGAGCCTTTTGTTATAGTTAAAGTTCCTGATACTTCTTATAATAAGAATAGTGGTATTAGAAAAGGAGATATTATTCTTGGATTAAACGATTTTGAAACAAAGTATATTGATCAGGTAAAATCTGGATTAGAGAAATTTAAAGGGCAAGAGGTTCGTGCTACAGTTTTAAGAGATGATGCCGAAGTTACTCTACCATTGAAAATAAGTGAGGCCGGTAAGTTAGGATTGGTTTATGCATCAGGATCTACGCCTGAAACCTTAGAAGCTTTAGGATATTATCAATTTGAGACTAAAGAATATGGCTTTTTTGAATCCTTTCCAATAGGATTAAAGAAAGCTGGAGATAAAGTATCATCTTATATAACTCAGTTTAAAGCTATTTTCACACCAAGTACGGGAGCATATAAAGGTGTAGGGGGATTCAAAGCTATTTACGATATATTCCCGAGTTTTTGGAGCTGGCAAGTATTTTGGGGTATCACCGCCTTTTTATCAATCATGCTAGGCGTTTTAAACTTATTACCAATACCCGCTTTAGATGGTGGCCATGTGATGTTTTTACTATACGAAATGGTGTCTGGCAGAAAACCCGGAGATAAATTTATGGAATATGCGCAAATGGCTGGTTTCTTTATTTTAATAGCTTTAGTTTTGTTTGCTAATGGAAATGATATTTATAAAGCCATTTTTGGGTAA
- a CDS encoding SCO family protein, translated as MVSFFKNYRGFAIVFAIISIIIVSIIYNTLNVYQPLPIYQPTMVSSELVDSTIQYKKKYHKIADFSLINQNGKTITQNDYKDKIYVADFFFTTCQTICPIMTDHMEQIQQEIINDSDIMLLSHSVTPEIDTVAQLKRYAKKKGVNDSKWNLVTGDKKQIYQLARKSYLAVKDHGDGGPFDMVHTENFMLIDKKRQIRGFYDGTDGEDINRLLDDIEILKEEYQK; from the coding sequence ATGGTATCATTTTTTAAGAATTATAGAGGGTTTGCAATTGTTTTTGCCATTATTTCTATTATTATAGTTTCAATTATCTACAACACTTTAAATGTTTACCAACCGCTCCCTATTTATCAGCCTACCATGGTAAGTAGCGAATTGGTAGACAGCACTATTCAATATAAAAAAAAATATCATAAAATAGCCGATTTTTCACTTATCAATCAAAACGGGAAAACAATTACACAAAACGATTACAAAGACAAAATATACGTAGCCGATTTCTTTTTCACCACCTGCCAAACCATTTGCCCCATTATGACCGATCATATGGAGCAAATACAACAAGAAATTATTAATGACAGTGACATCATGCTACTTTCTCACTCGGTAACTCCAGAAATCGATACTGTTGCCCAACTAAAACGTTATGCTAAGAAAAAAGGAGTAAATGATAGTAAATGGAATTTAGTTACTGGTGATAAAAAACAAATATATCAACTTGCGAGAAAGAGTTATTTGGCAGTTAAAGACCATGGAGATGGAGGCCCTTTCGATATGGTACATACAGAAAACTTCATGCTTATTGATAAAAAACGGCAAATAAGAGGCTTTTATGATGGTACAGATGGAGAAGATATCAATCGCTTACTTGATGATATTGAAATCCTTAAAGAAGAATATCAAAAATAG
- a CDS encoding FeoA family protein, which yields MQDTLAHLKRGEKGIITDVSSIHIPLKLLEMGCLPGNSVQLVQLAPFQDPMYLNINGTHLAIRKETASHILIEKITHE from the coding sequence TTGCAGGACACTTTAGCACATCTCAAACGTGGTGAAAAGGGTATTATTACCGATGTTTCATCTATTCATATCCCATTAAAACTCTTAGAAATGGGGTGTTTACCTGGTAATTCTGTGCAACTTGTACAACTTGCTCCTTTTCAAGACCCCATGTATTTAAATATTAATGGCACACATTTAGCCATTAGAAAGGAAACTGCTTCTCATATTTTAATTGAAAAAATAACACATGAGTAA